In the Manis javanica isolate MJ-LG chromosome 12, MJ_LKY, whole genome shotgun sequence genome, TGCATCTTGGTTAGAGATTGATAAGTTTGGGAACTATAGATGCAAGAGGTGTTGGGATTCTTTTAACACTGCAAGAATGCACACCAGTTGGAGGGTGATATGGATGTTGAGTGAACCAGTCCACAGTATCTCCCACTATAGTCCAAGGGTGAGAAATAGGGAAACTATTCATTTTCCAGTAACACTTTAAAGTGCATGTATAAATACCAGATGTAGTGTCCTTGTTTTGACTTGTTTTTAAACTTCCTCATcaatgtgatttttcatttttgaaatagtttaaatatctttaattttttaaattgtgaaatattttaaatacttaaatacaGAAGTACACAATGAACACCCATATACTCACTTCCCAGTTTTATTGAATCTATATTTTACCATACTTGCAGCAAGTCCCCTGCCCCCGCCAAGTAAGAAAACATTAGGGATAGAGCTAAAGTCTCTTCTCTCCTCAGAGATACTCATTTGAATTTGGTATTTAATCATTCTCTTAAtcgttttcatagtattcttgtATACATTAAAATATGTAGTATTATTTTAGTGGTTTTCAAGATTTATGTGAAGTTACCATAATATTCTTCAAattgtattttacttaaaatctttTTACTATCTCTAGTCTGATACCTGAGTTCTAGTTCACTCATTTTAACTCCTgtagaatatacatatatatatatctccccCTGTATGAATAGGACAAATtaatccattcatgtattgacaGACATTTAAGTCATTAAATGTGCTTCAggaacatttgtgtatatttttttgccattttaattaaccATTGATGTTGTCATTGAATAGTACAGGGTTTCAGGTTAATGAACTTTTGTTCTGATTTTGCAAAAATTATGTAGAACTTGTGAGCCAGAAGCAGTTAGGGAGGCCTGCAACCTGCCATGAAAGGTAGCTGTAAAGGTGTAGCCATCTGAATTTTGTGCAACAGCTTTGGAAAACTATTTCATATTCTCTTTCTCTCAGAGGGGGATAAAGACACTTTTGCAAGTATTTCCTATGGCAGAAGTTTTATTAGGATCAATCTTTCTGTGTACTCATCTGTGTCCTTACTATTTCAGACAGAATACTGTTGCGGGATGTAAAAGCTTTCACCCTCCACCATGACCGCTATACCACCTCCCGCAGGCTGCATCCAGTCCCACAGTTGAAATGCGTTGGAGGCACAGCGGGATGTGATTCTTACACCCCCAGCGTCGTACAATGTCAGAATAAAGGCTGGGATGGTTATGATGTACAGGTAATATTCATTACACTAATGGCAGTCTAACTGGCATTTTTATTCAGTACTGTGTGTATTGGGACAGTCATATTTTTGGAAGCACGTATGACAAATGTCAGGTTAACCTGTAATTTACAAATAGAAGTCAGTCATTCATTTCCAAGTCCATCCTCCAAAAGAAATGAGCTGGTTTTAGAATATTTCTGGAAATACTCAAAGTAACTTTTGTACCATAACTTCTTATAAGACATTAGTAAATTTTCAGCGCTTTATATACTGGGAGCTTGGGGGTAGGGAATCTCTTCTGTTTGTCACTTTCCTCTCATTCAAGAATATCAACCTGCTCTTAAGAAGTATTGTTAAGAAGACCAATAAAATTGTAGATTATTAACATTGGGGTACATAATAAAAGTATTTCAGTGGGCTTTATTTGACTTCAGGACCCTAGTGTTTTGTACTTAAGGAATGACATTTCCTTCAACTTCCAGAATTTAATATGCTTTAGAAATGGAATAGATTTTATTAAGTGAATTCAGTTTAAATCACTACTAATATATTTCTACTTTGTATTCTACCTGCTTTCAAAAAAGGATTTCAGATGGCTGGTCATTAGGCAAGGAAGTTGTGTTGATGATTTCTCCTTCTATCAGAATATTATTTCATAAACCTCTGTGCATGGTCTATGCAAGAGAGAGAGTTCAGAGCTACTGGGTGATAGTTATTTCACATTTTCCCTCAGTATTGTCTCACCGGGTGAAAGCAGAAGTCCCACtcccattttacttttaaatgacTTCTACAGTTTTGGTGGAAAAAAAGATTAATGGTGAAGTCATTCATTAAACATATATTAGATTTATAGTATACACAAATGAATTAAGATGGAGTCCCAATCTTCAAGAAACTCTCTTCCCAGTAGAAGAGATAAGACAAGCCTTCAAATTACATGTAGGTGCCAGCAAAGTGTTATAAAGTCATGTCCAGTTGAGGGAGCACGGGGAGACTTAAAGAAGAAGGAACATACTATGTTAGGAAGCAAGGATTTTTAGAGCTGAAGAGAGAAGGGAATAGCATGAGCAAAGAAGTATAGTAGCTACTATATATGGACTTATGTTTAATAGCAGGAGAGAGCCTCTTCCAATTCCAAGAGCttaaatataataattagaaGCTACTTTTAATGTATTTGACTAAGGAATTGATAATTAACTTGAAATACCAATAAGGATTTATcttgttttatatacataaatcagCAAGCTTAAATCTTCCtccaaataaattattaaaaaatagaaaatagtgtagcaataacaacaaaatagcAAAACTGTGTATTatccaaattaaaatttttggatttcaaaggacaccatcaaagtGATGATAATCCTCTTGGAGAAAGcttttgcaaatcacatatctgataggggacttgtatctagaatatataaaggactatTACAACTCAACAAGAAGgtaaataaccaaattaaaaaatggaaaaaatgtctgactagacatttctccaaagaagatacaaaaatgaCCAATACACACATGAAAAATGTCCAGCATCATTAGCTATCAAGGAAATaaagtcaaaaccacaataagacatCCATTCCCATCCAGtaggatggctaaaataaaaaagaggatgataacaaatgttggtaaggatgtggagatactttcatacattgctgttaggaatgtgaaatggtacaatttggaaaactgtttggcagttcctcaaaaggtttaACACTGAATTACCAGCTATATGTAATTGTAATAACAGCATTAGTCATAATAGCtgaaaaacccaaatgtccatcattgATGGCTGAATAGCCAAAATGTGATagatccacacaatggaatattattcagctatataAAGGGATGAAgaattgatacatgctacaacatgcatgaaccttgaaaacatgcttagtggaagaagccagttgcataagatcacatattgtatgattccatttatacgaaATACCCAGAATGGGGAAACCATagacagactggtggttgcctaAGACTGGGAGATTTGGGTGGAATAGGAGATGATGACTGCTAATGGATTTGAGATCTCTTTTTGGGgtaatgtgaatattttaaaattgatggtggtgatggttgcacaactctgaatactAAAAATGGTTGAAATGAGTGAATATATGAATGTGAATTTCTATCTCAATAGAActactataaaaatataaaacagcatATCCGAAGTTTGAGAGAGGAAGATAATTTGTCCCTTACAGAAAGGCAATAGAACCAATCACATCTATTTTAGCTCATGTCTTAACTTTAAATGTTGTTAAAGAAGTGTATTAGCTATTAAGCTCAAAATACAGTTACAGAATTTAAGCTAAACTTGGGCTTTTTTTAAGGTGGAAATTTTTGAGGCTAGCATGAattcttctagtatttttataaatattctctAATATAAGAGAATTACTTATTGGATTGGACCCTGGGTATAAAAAGTTTTTTGCAGAAGGTTATATACTGTATCTGATGCTATATGTAGTTACCAGATCTTCATATATGATGCTGCGTTTTagccttaacatttttaaaaacctctatttttaaagaaagcatcTTGAAAACAGTGGTAGAAAGTTGATATTTAAACAATTTGCTTTAAGTGTACAAATTATGGGACACTTAATATGTTCAAAACAATTCCTTACATGTATAAATGAACACTCATGCACCCAGCTTAAGAAGTATTTTAAGAAGTAGCTTAAGAAGTAGAATATTAACATCACCAATATTTTTGAAGCCCCTAgtttgccctccctcccccacagaAATACTCATTGtcctgaattttgtttgctactCGCTTACTTCATTTTGCAGTTTTATGAGAGCCCTATAGCTCAAATAGtgtatgttaaatgaaaaaaaaatcttccagttGTAAGaagttatttctacttttttttcacaGTGGGAATGTAAGACCGATTTAGATATTGCATACAAATTTGGAAAAACTGTGGTGAGCTGTGAAGGCTATGAATCCTCTGAAGACCCGTATGTACTAAGAGGCTCCTGTGGCTTGGAGTATAACTTAGATTACACAGAAATTGGCCTGAAGAAATTGAGAGAGTCTGGAAAACACCACGGTTTTAGCTCTTTCTCCAATTATTATAACAAGCTGCACTCCCCAGATTCCAGTGGCATGAGTGGACTGGTTATCATCGTGGTGCTACTTGCTGTTGCCTTTGGAGTTTATAAGTTGTTCCTTAGTGATGGTCAAGattctcctccaccatattctGAGTATCCTCCATATGCccatggttaccagaggttctcCAGCTCAGCAggatcccctcccccaggctTTAAGTCTGAGTTCACAGGTATGTTTTCCCCAAGGCAAATGGCCATAAGGAGGGTAGATGTGAGGT is a window encoding:
- the SARAF gene encoding store-operated calcium entry-associated regulatory factor, whose protein sequence is MASSPSAMAAARGRKAAGRCSMPSLLLLLVVGPALGWSDPDRILLRDVKAFTLHHDRYTTSRRLHPVPQLKCVGGTAGCDSYTPSVVQCQNKGWDGYDVQWECKTDLDIAYKFGKTVVSCEGYESSEDPYVLRGSCGLEYNLDYTEIGLKKLRESGKHHGFSSFSNYYNKLHSPDSSGMSGLVIIVVLLAVAFGVYKLFLSDGQDSPPPYSEYPPYAHGYQRFSSSAGSPPPGFKSEFTGPHGATSGFGSAFTGQQGYENSGPGFWTGLGTGGLLGYLFGSNRAATPFSDCPPSYSSTWTSRAYSPLHGGSGSSSAYSGPETRTRTASAYGGTRRR